The following DNA comes from Porphyromonadaceae bacterium W3.11.
TTGCTCTACATAATAACTAGAACAGAATAATTTTTGGTTCTATAAATAAGAACCGATGTTATGATTTATTGTTATTATTCTCAATTAAGCTTTATCAAGACAGTGATTGCATCGCCACCAGATTGGCATACTGCCTATTCAACGCCATAAGCTCTACGTGTGTTCCGACCTCAACGATCCGTCCTTCGTCCAATACAATAATCTTATCCGCATCAGTCACCGTAGATAGTCGGTGAGCGATAACAATGGTAGTTCGATCTTTCATTAGACGCTCCAATGCTTCTTGGACAGCTCTTTCCGAAACCGTATCCAATGCAGAGGTCGCTTCGTCAAGAATTAATATAGAAGGATCCTTCAGCACGGCTCTTGCAATACTGATTCGCTGTCTCTGACCACCACTTAATTTTCCACCTCTATCTCCAATATTTGTATCATATCCATTAGGTAGTTCAGTGATGAACTCATGAGCATTGGCAATCTTAGCCGCTTCAATCACATCATCTCGGCTGGCATCATGGTTACCAAACGCTATATTGTTATGAACGGTCTCATTAAATAAGATAGCTTCTTGATTGACATTACCCATCATCTTTCTAAGATCTAGAGCAGTAACTTCGCGTATATCTATCCCATCTATAGTGATACGACCTTTCTTTACATCGTGAAACCTAGGAAGGAGATCCACCAACGTACTTTTACCCGAGCCACTAGATCCAACAATAGCTACTGTTTCACCCTTATTAATTGTCAAGTTAATATCCTTAAGCACCCATGCTTCTTTGTACCTAAATGAAACATTCTCAAATGCGATTTTGTCTTCAAAAGTTAGCTCTCTAGGATTAGAGGGGTCAGGTAAGTTATTCGTAGCCTTTAGAATCATATCAACTCTATCCAAAGAAGCAAATCCACGCTGAATGGCGTATGTACTTCTAGATAAATCCTTAGCTGGATTAATGATACTATAAAAAATGACTAGATAGTAGATAAAGGTACTAGCATCTAAGCTTTCTGTTCCACCAAGTATAAGCATCCCCCCATACCATAAAACAACTGCAATCGTAGCTGTTCCCAATAGTTCACTAACTGGATGAGCAAGCTGCAATCGACGCTCTACAGAATTCTCTGTCTTACGAAACTCATCATTGATTTTTCGAAAACGCTTGTCTATAACCTTTTCCGCATGAAAAGCTTTAATTATTCTCAGACCACCTAGAGTCTCCTCTATTGAACTAATTAAGCCCCCCCATTGTGTCTGTGCAGTCGTACTCTCTCGCTTCAGTTTCTTTCCAACCCTACCCATCACTAAACCTGCAATCGGTAATACGATCAACACAAAGAGAGTGAGTTGAGGACTAATCATAATCATAGCTGCCAATGAGATAATAATCATCAATGGGTTTTTGATTAATGACTCTAACGAACTAACAATGGAATTCTGTATATTTCCGACATCCCCAGTAAAACGTGCTATAATATCGCCCTTCTGCTCGTCTCCAAAAAAGGCTAATGGTAATTCCATAATCTTTTGATTCATCTGATTACGGATATCACGCACCACTCCGGTACGAACAGGGATCATACATAAGAAGCTAAGGTATGCTGAACCAACTTTTAGGAAAGTAATAAAGACCAGATAAACACCCAAAATGATCAGAGTATTAGAGGTTCCATAATCTGAAATCAATTGCGTAACATAATAGAAAAAATTATTCTTCATCACATCAGCACACCTATCCAAGCCACCCTGAGAAAATAGCTGAATAGAATCCCATGGGATAAAACTATAGACGGTCTTATCCAACTCAAAGAGAATATTCAGAATAGGAATAATCAGAGAAAACGCTAATAAGTTAAGTAGCGGAGTAAAAATATTAAAAATAATATTGCCCACAACATACCATTTGTATGGTGGAATAAATCTCTTAAGGGTATTGAATAGTTGCTTCATTTAATCTTCTATTTATTTTCCGAGCAAAGATAAACAAAATGAATATACTTAAGCTTAACTGATAAGACTAAATATACCACCTTCTAATGTATCTCATATGTAAACCTCATATAAGACATGATAATTACCCATCTTTACCAGTACAAAAAAGTGCGGATGCACACAATGATACATCCGCACTTATATTCATTATAATCATCTGTCCAATGACTCTTAATCATTGTTCAGAAAAGGTGATTCTGTAGAACGCTCACTAGGCTTATCCCCATCCGTATCTGGTATCGTGTTAGATGGCTCTGATGGTGTGTCAACACCCTCTTTTTCACGAGTTTCTTTTTCGCGAGCCTCATTCTCTCTTTTTTGAGCATCTAATACCATATCTGCTCTTGACTTCCACGGACGTTTGCCTAAGACAGCCTCTACATCTTCAGTAAAGATAACCTCTTTAGTGTATAATAGATCCGCAATCGATTTATGCCCTTCTCTATTCTCTATCAGAATTTGCTTAGCTCTTGCATATTGCTTATTAATAATCTCAAGAACCTCTTGATCGATTAACTTAGCCGTCTCCTCACTATATGGCTTAGTAAAGCCATACTCATTCTGATTATCTTCATAATTGATATTAGGTAACTTTTCGCTCATACCGAAATAAGTCACCATGGCCTGTGCCATTCTCGTGGCCTTCATTAGGTCATTTGCAGCACCCGTAGATATCCGCCCAAACGTTACCTCTTCAGCAGCCCTACCACCTAACGTCGCACACATTTCATCCAGTAGCTGTTCTGTTGTGGTAATTTGTCTCTCCTCAGGTAAATACCAAGCTGCACCCAAAGCTCTACCTCTTGGTACAATAGTCACTTTGATAAGAGGATTGGCATACTCTAATAGCCAGCTGATAGTAGCGTGACCTGCTTCATGAACGGCAATCGCACGTTTTTCTTCATCAGTCGTAATCTTGGTTTTCTTTTCCAGACCACCTACGATACGATCAATAGCACTCATAAAGTCGCTCTTCTGAACAAACTTCTTATTAGCTCTAGCTGCATGGAGAGCAGCTTCGTTACAGACATTCGCAATATCAGCACCTGAAAATCCAGGTGTCTGTCTAGCCAATAAATCCTTATCCACAGTTTCGTCCATCTTTAATCGACGCATGTGTACCTCGAAAATCTCCTTTCTCTCATTAATGTCAGGTAGATCCACATGGATTTGTCTATCAAAACGCCCCGCTCTTAAGAGTGCCTTGTCTAGAATGTCAGCTCTATTAGTTGCTGCCAACATAATCACGCCGCTATTGGTATCAAAGCCATCCATCTCAGTCAGCAAC
Coding sequences within:
- a CDS encoding ABC transporter ATP-binding protein, which produces MKQLFNTLKRFIPPYKWYVVGNIIFNIFTPLLNLLAFSLIIPILNILFELDKTVYSFIPWDSIQLFSQGGLDRCADVMKNNFFYYVTQLISDYGTSNTLIILGVYLVFITFLKVGSAYLSFLCMIPVRTGVVRDIRNQMNQKIMELPLAFFGDEQKGDIIARFTGDVGNIQNSIVSSLESLIKNPLMIIISLAAMIMISPQLTLFVLIVLPIAGLVMGRVGKKLKRESTTAQTQWGGLISSIEETLGGLRIIKAFHAEKVIDKRFRKINDEFRKTENSVERRLQLAHPVSELLGTATIAVVLWYGGMLILGGTESLDASTFIYYLVIFYSIINPAKDLSRSTYAIQRGFASLDRVDMILKATNNLPDPSNPRELTFEDKIAFENVSFRYKEAWVLKDINLTINKGETVAIVGSSGSGKSTLVDLLPRFHDVKKGRITIDGIDIREVTALDLRKMMGNVNQEAILFNETVHNNIAFGNHDASRDDVIEAAKIANAHEFITELPNGYDTNIGDRGGKLSGGQRQRISIARAVLKDPSILILDEATSALDTVSERAVQEALERLMKDRTTIVIAHRLSTVTDADKIIVLDEGRIVEVGTHVELMALNRQYANLVAMQSLS
- the ftsH gene encoding ATP-dependent zinc metalloprotease FtsH translates to MLLMLAGVWLFTDDAAVEKIEWSRFQKMMSEDLFQEMTVYSETGKVTAVVKKDKQQELESYGVTLPTRRDGKPTLLTVVKLETAMPGAVAFNNLYQELMKGDKPISAKVSYINQSSTFWKLLVNLLPFLLIIVFWVWMTRRLSGGMGGTGGGNSGIFNVGKSKAQLFDSENKVKVSFKDVAGLSEAKQEVEEIVHFLKEPQKYTQLGGKIPKGALLVGPPGTGKTLLAKAVAGEANVPFFSLSGSDFVEMFVGVGASRVRDLFKTAKEKAPCIVFIDEIDAIGRARGKNAGFGGNDERENTLNQLLTEMDGFDTNSGVIMLAATNRADILDKALLRAGRFDRQIHVDLPDINERKEIFEVHMRRLKMDETVDKDLLARQTPGFSGADIANVCNEAALHAARANKKFVQKSDFMSAIDRIVGGLEKKTKITTDEEKRAIAVHEAGHATISWLLEYANPLIKVTIVPRGRALGAAWYLPEERQITTTEQLLDEMCATLGGRAAEEVTFGRISTGAANDLMKATRMAQAMVTYFGMSEKLPNINYEDNQNEYGFTKPYSEETAKLIDQEVLEIINKQYARAKQILIENREGHKSIADLLYTKEVIFTEDVEAVLGKRPWKSRADMVLDAQKRENEAREKETREKEGVDTPSEPSNTIPDTDGDKPSERSTESPFLNND